The following coding sequences lie in one Apium graveolens cultivar Ventura chromosome 3, ASM990537v1, whole genome shotgun sequence genomic window:
- the LOC141712436 gene encoding protein SENSITIVE TO PROTON RHIZOTOXICITY 1-like, which translates to MDLQKRSCATEIWKQLPSSTQLELQKKVPPDQQSFINFSSQQNLQKWNDPSLIDYSTSIEEQFPEFSQASQTPCTYTCNNDNQMKILGQLDGQMNGIRDAIRNSDWDPRVMLTNLSIMEEKIHQLQDLVHLIVGRRTEAVNGSEELAAQQQQLINADLTSIIVQLISTAGSLLPSAKNTFSTGNPFGSKLGQPGKIEYTSGPSGTGNKNVNKVEDHSNQIDLIGNNVEEHDTKDEEEVDEGEHLPPGSYEILQLEKEEILAPHTHFCLICGKGFKRDANLRMHMRGHGDEYKTPAALAKPHKEMCTEAPLVKRYSCPYIGCKRNKDHKKFQPLKTILCVKNHYKRTHCDKSYTCSRCNTKKFSVIADLKTHEKHCGRDKWLCSCGTTFSRKDKLFGHITLFQGHTPAIPLDENKGVVESSDHGEGNEVPCKVTRTDFDLSPNDFQNILDEKGIANDDTRIFSPLDFDTGSLGGFSDFPQPPFEDSVSSLSFLISGACNYPRETGRSSGSNNLE; encoded by the coding sequence ATGGATCTTCAAAAGAGGTCGTGTGCAACAGAAATATGGAAGCAGTTACCTTCTTCGACCCAGCTTGAATTACAAAAGAAGGTCCCTCCTGATCAACAATCTTTTATCAATTTCAGTTCCCAACAAAATCTGCAAAAGTGGAATGACCCTTCACTTATTGATTACTCGACGAGCATAGAAGAACAATTTCCTGAATTCAGTCAAGCTTCTCAAACTCCATGTACATATACTTGCAACAATGATAATCAGATGAAAATTCTTGGTCAACTGGATGGTCAGATGAATGGCATTCGTGATGCAATCCGAAATTCTGACTGGGATCCAAGAGTGATGCTGACTAATCTCTCAATCATGGAAGAGAAGATTCATCAACTTCAAGATTTGGTACATCTGATTGTTGGTCGAAGAACTGAAGCTGTCAATGGATCCGAAGAACTTGCAGCTCAGCAACAGCAGTTAATCAATGCTGATCTCACCTCAATTATTGTTCAGCTGATCTCAACTGCCGGTAGTCTTCTGCCATCGGCCAAGAATACATTCTCCACTGGCAATCCTTTCGGAAGCAAACTTGGTCAGCCTGGTAAAATTGAATATACTTCTGGACCTTCTGGAACCGGAaataaaaatgtaaacaaggtagaAGATCATTCCAACCAGATTGATCTGATTGGGAACAATGTTGAAGAACATGACACAAAGGATGAAGAAGAAGTTGATGAAGGCGAGCACCTACCCCCGGGTTCGTACGAAATCTTACAACTAGAAAAAGAAGAAATCCTTGCCCCTCACACTCATTTTTGTTTAATATGCGGAAAGGGTTTTAAGAGGGATGCCAATTTGCGAATGCACATGAGAGGTCATGGGGATGAATACAAAACTCCAGCAGCACTTGCAAAGCCGCACAAGGAGATGTGCACTGAGGCCCCACTGGTTAAGAGGTACTCCTGTCCTTACATTGGTTGCAAGCGAAACAAGGATCACAAAAAGTTTCAGCCTTTGAAAACGATCTTGTGCGTGAAAAACCACTACAAGAGAACCCATTGTGACAAAAGCTACACTTGCAGTCGATGCAACACGAAAAAGTTCTCAGTGATTGCAGATCTTAAAACACATGAAAAGCATTGTGGCAGGGATAAATGGCTCTGCTCTTGTGGTACAACTTTCTCAAGGAAGGACAAACTTTTCGGACACATTACACTTTTCCAAGGCCACACTCCTGCCATTCCACTAGACGAAAATAAAGGAGTGGTTGAGTCATCTGATCACGGGGAAGGCAATGAAGTGCCATGTAAGGTTACTCGAACTGACTTTGACCTCAGCCCCAACGACTTCCAAAATATTTTGGATGAGAAAGGAATTGCTAACGATGATACAAGAATTTTCTCGCCATTGGACTTCGACACTGGTAGTCTCGGTGGATTTAGTGATTTCCCTCAGCCTCCATTTGAAGATTCAGTCAGTTCTTTATCTTTCCTGATTTCGGGTGCTTGTAATTACCCTAGGGAAACCGGAAGGAGTTCGGGTTCTAATAATTTAGAATGA